The following are from one region of the Halobacteriovorax vibrionivorans genome:
- a CDS encoding tyrosine-type recombinase/integrase: protein MCILPIFLAILENRLKSQMRAQFIFSKEDRTPVHYDHITQRNFKPSQINSGVSKIIRLHDLRHTFASHFVMNGGNIYVLQQLLGHNEIQTTMTYAHLDKKFMQRACEFISF, encoded by the coding sequence ATGTGTATTCTGCCCATATTCCTAGCCATACTCGAAAATCGTCTTAAATCACAAATGAGAGCTCAATTTATTTTCTCAAAAGAAGATCGAACTCCAGTTCACTACGATCATATCACTCAGAGAAACTTTAAGCCCTCACAAATCAATTCAGGCGTGTCTAAGATCATTCGACTCCACGATTTACGACATACTTTTGCAAGTCATTTTGTCATGAATGGCGGTAACATCTACGTGCTACAACAGCTCTTAGGTCACAACGAAATTCAGACAACAATGACATACGCTCACTTGGACAAAAAGTTCATGCAACGAGCGTGTGAGTTTATTTCATTTTAA
- a CDS encoding DNA cytosine methyltransferase, whose protein sequence is MKKEYTFIDIFSGCGGLSYGLEQAGMKCLLGIDHNYDAIETFKLNHKYAETYCGDVRELDNKQVDKLIDYTEVDFVVGGPPCQGFSTVGKGKADDPRNFLFLEFVRIVKHLNPKGIVIENVTGLLANKNKDVLEKIFSIFEEIGYKLQARVLSSDEYGVPEKRRRTIIIGLKEEYTHLFPIVTHGERGKKPTRTVKDAFSTIKENATYNDPKTAQVKNDLDRERLKHIPEGRGIRYERDQIELLPKNLYYDVDWNELREGRFRQTKLQRLSFNSPSFTILTSRTMYFHPVENRYLTAREAASIQSFPSSFEFFGSTTSVFKQIGNAVPVLMAKAIGEVLIDSIEGKVVDIQTVQDFKKNAFHYNKEVAV, encoded by the coding sequence ATGAAAAAAGAATATACGTTTATTGATATTTTTAGTGGATGTGGTGGACTTTCTTATGGGCTAGAACAAGCTGGTATGAAGTGTCTACTTGGTATTGACCATAATTATGATGCTATTGAGACTTTTAAACTCAATCACAAATATGCTGAGACTTATTGTGGGGATGTAAGAGAGCTTGATAATAAGCAGGTTGATAAGCTTATTGATTATACAGAGGTTGACTTTGTAGTCGGTGGGCCACCCTGCCAAGGGTTCTCAACTGTAGGAAAGGGTAAGGCAGATGATCCTCGCAATTTTCTATTTTTAGAATTTGTGAGAATCGTGAAACATTTAAATCCTAAAGGGATTGTAATTGAGAATGTTACGGGCTTATTAGCGAATAAGAACAAAGATGTACTTGAAAAGATTTTTTCAATATTTGAAGAAATTGGATATAAACTTCAAGCAAGAGTTCTTTCATCTGATGAATATGGTGTACCAGAAAAAAGAAGAAGAACTATTATAATTGGACTTAAGGAAGAATATACTCACCTTTTCCCTATCGTAACACATGGAGAAAGAGGAAAGAAGCCCACTCGAACTGTAAAAGATGCTTTCAGTACTATTAAAGAGAATGCAACTTATAATGATCCAAAAACAGCACAAGTAAAAAATGACTTAGATCGAGAAAGGCTAAAACATATTCCGGAAGGTAGAGGAATTAGATACGAAAGAGACCAAATCGAACTACTTCCTAAAAACTTATATTATGATGTTGATTGGAATGAACTAAGAGAAGGAAGATTTAGACAAACAAAACTACAACGTTTATCTTTTAACTCACCTTCCTTTACAATTTTGACATCTAGAACAATGTACTTTCACCCTGTTGAAAATAGATATTTAACTGCTCGTGAAGCAGCGTCAATACAATCATTTCCTAGTAGCTTTGAATTCTTTGGTAGTACAACATCAGTATTTAAACAAATCGGAAATGCTGTTCCAGTATTGATGGCCAAAGCTATTGGAGAAGTTCTTATCGACTCCATAGAAGGTAAAGTTGTCGACATACAAACGGTTCAAGACTTTAAAAAGAATGCATTTCACTATAATAAAGAGGTTGCGGTTTAA